The Thunnus thynnus chromosome 19, fThuThy2.1, whole genome shotgun sequence genome contains the following window.
TCTGTCTGATATGTGGAGTAGAAATACGTAGAAAATGACAAGCAAAAGAAACATTCCTCAGAAGTATATCTAAGTACATCGCTTGAGTAAACGTACTTTTTGTGATTAGTTACTTTTAACCACTGGTAACAGACATAAATGtaacctttttatttaaaaaatgattaaatcccgtgttttttcccctttcccCCATTTTTAATGCATACATTCAAACTGTTGTTGACCtttcatttcccttttttttttaaatcactcaCTTCCATGTTTTTGCATAGGATTGAAAGTAAAGACCTGAGACCgtatgtaaatgtacttaagtatGCTCCTTTTAAAGTACcacaattttgaagtacttgtacttttgCATTTTGTGGTGATTTATACTTACACTTAGGAGTCAAATACTGTAGTTTTTGCTACACAAAacttaaaataacttaaaatactTATTATTCTGATGCATTGTTAATGATTAAACAATCCAACTTTGAAGTATTTAAAATTCATTCCACCACATTAAACTACAAAAGtgaatatataattatatactGAAAGGGGAAGTTCTCATTTGATGAGTACTTGCCGATTATacttaatacttttactttagtttaATTTAGACTGTAGAACTTCTACTTGTAATGGAGAACTCTTACACTTGATGATGCCGCTTTGACTTAAGAGcctgaatacttctttcactGCTGAttctttttgtaaaaaaaatatcattacgCTTCTGCTTTCTGTTTATACTCTCCATTCTGTGCCTATTaagaatatttttcttttgctcaaTAATACGATGCTGTATAACATGAATTTGATACCATACAGCATACAATAAACAGTCTAGGGCTTATTGATCAGTAtagaaacatttttgagagtagtAATAGAACATGTAACCAACTTGTTTGACTCACAAAGGATTGACACCATCAGTCTTTAGGGAAGCAGCTGCCCTGAACTCTGAAATTTGCATCTCTCTGATGGTTGAACCCCACTGGACTGCAAACTgttcactcacaaacacagtCTGAAGCAATACCAAATAGAAAGCGATGAGCTGATCAACACTGTGCAGtgttcatttaattattttatttctttaatacAGACAGCATCAGCAGTAACCCTCTTTGGACGTGTCTTCTCTCACACagcatgttttctttcctcagCAGATCATGACATAACATTTACTTCTTAGATCAGTGGTCTTCAGAAATAAGGGAACTACCAattggacagaaaaaaaaaaacatcaaagttgGAGGTGTAAAAGAAGGGTGGGTCAAGGATAAGAGTTAGAAGAGTTCATCATTTGGATTGTCTTGCACACGTTGTAGCAGCTTGTCCCAAAGATGGTGTTTGATCTCCATTTTCTCCATTTACTTCATTTCAACTGTGAGGGCACAAGAGAAAACCATTGAAAATAGTCTTTATCCTGAATAGATGAAGTCAGTTAAggaataaacaaacatgaacaaaacacTTACTTGTGGACAAGTTATGGTCAAGCAAAGGGATTTCCAAAAGGATCCCCAAAAGCGGCTGTCGAACCAGAGCTCTGACCAACGGAAGCATTCTGCTATTAatttgagagaaaaaaggcaaaattacaaattattattattgtgattcACGATAGACTCCCAAtatgtgtctatgtgtgaaTATCTTTACCATAGCTACAGGTGGCGCTCCAAATGGACCGGAATTTGGGGCCCCGAATGCTTCATCGAACATGTCCTGATGGAGGTCTTGTCCTTGGGCTGGTGCTGAATTGTTTGTGATGGGAGCAGAAGAGAAGGCGGCATCGAGAAGGCCAGGGTTAAAGCTTGGAGCAGGAGCTGGTTTAGGAACATCCAAACACGCATTACATTACAATGCATTACAAAAgagtatttaatttaatttaatttgtgaaaaTCTCAGTCATGTACTGTGGTGTCTTTCTGCAGTTTATTTACCATTAGCAGCTGCTGAAATTTGATTGATATCAAAGTCATCATGATCGGCAGCATCCTGAGGCAGGCCCACTTTACTGGAGAAGTACTGATCAAATGACCCCGGTTCTTTGCTGCTGGGGGCCAGAGCAGAGTTGGACCCTTGCTCCCCTTTCCTCGCTGGGATGGCAGGGGGTTTGGCGATCTGGAAGTCCTTGAACATGTCCTTTCCAgtcttcttctctttatctCCAAGGGGGTCCAAAGCTGTGAAGGCACTGTTCTCTACCTTTGGAGGGGCCTCCTTCGCAGGTGGCCGAGGAGGTGGGCGTGATGGACCTTGCTGGTCGCCCATTGCAGGGAACGCGCCAGGCTGGAAAGGATTGGTTGAGGCGGGCTGACCCCAGCCTGGAGCACCAAGTGGCCCAGCTGGTGGAGACTGGCCCCAGGCGAGGTGGGGTGGGGACAAAGGCGGGGCAGAAAACTGAGATGGCATCTGCTGGCCCCAGGCTGTGGGTGGTATGGGTAGACCACCAAAGGCAGATGGCTGTGGGTAGGCGGGCCCAGGGCCTGGAGCTGTCATTCCTGGCACAGGGTACATGGAGGGTACAACAGCGGAGGGTCCCCACATGCCTGCTGCAGGGATACTGGTGGTAGCTGGAGGACCTAACTGAAGGTTCcctgaatatgaaaaatgtttaatataaaagtttaaaggaaatttattaaaaaacatcttttgcaTAAGAGACAATATTCCCCTATAGCGTATTACCCAGAGCAGCTATGGAGGAGGGAGCAGAGTTGGCAGGTGTACTGTTGAAAAGGTCACCTGGAATAGATGACCCTTCAGGTTGACCAGGAGCAGCAAACAGCTCTGCTCCAAACAGGTCACTTGCTGTAGACtattttcagaaaataaaaaataaaaaaatgaagtaaagTTGCAACCACAATGACAATTTTATACATGATAAACTACACAATTTACTACTAAGAAATTAGGATTAAGCCAACATGGCCTACCAATAGCAATAAATTATTTACTATaattacagataaataaatactatTTACCTGAACAATATGCATGCTTTGCAACTTACCAGTTCTTTATTCACGGAAGCATGAACATTAGAAAATAGATTATGAGCAGAGATGACAAAGggcacagcagcacagacaaaGTGACATTTATACAGTACAAGGCAGTTAGAGAAGCATGTGACCACCAGTGCATGCATAAAGACAGAACCAATCCAAACAACAGGCCTTAACTGCAAGTCTAAATTACAGGTGGTCTACCTTATCTAAACCAAATGCAACCTCTTCTAGAATATCCAGTCAAGACACCAATGCATACCCCAAATGCTCTGAAAGGGAGATGTTAGAACCAATAAGCTCcggaaaatgtgcataaaaccTATTTTTAGGCATCACACATGCAACACTACTATGAGTTATCTAGCTATTGAATTTCACCTTTGCGCTCCTTCGACCTCGTCCAGCCTTAGAGCTCTGCGGAGGTGGGTTTATGACAACTGAATCCTTGCTATGAGTCACTGGGGGTTGTGGGTGATGAGTTAGGCcattagagacagaggaggtttTCAAAGGGGAGTCAAAAAATGGATTTTTGGTCGAGAGAACTGGTCCAGAGTCATTCCCATCCATCATGGTTATTGTGTTGCCCTGAGTTATTTTGCCTCCTAGTGGCCACTGGCCGTTACTGAGAGCGAGGATCATTGTCTTACTGGATAACCCATTTATCTGCTGACTGAGGTGTTCAGAGTCTCCATTCAAAGCACCGTTAATAATTGTCTTACTAGTGTTACCAGCAGCACTGATTAGGTGATTGGTGGTGCTGAGGGGAATCTGTGAATTATCGGGTGCTGACTGAGCGGGTGATTTAGAAAGGGGGTCATCTCTGAAAGGGTCACTGTCTGGGGTTGGAAAGTAGCCAAATGTTGAGGAAAAGGGATTCTCTGTCTGGGGAGATGCCCCGTGGTCAGGGGCACAGGAAGTTACAAAGGAGTTTCCCTTTATGCAATTTTGATTGCTGTCAACTTCAGCAGAAAAGTCCAGCAAGAGAATATCATTAGAGTCCTGGTTAACATGAGAGGGACagtgggagagaaaaagagatttataaatcatttctgcagaaggagataaacacatgtgttaacaaaatgaaaaaaatgaatcacatGATGAGAAAGGACATGACAATTCAAAGCTGCTACCTGTAAAATATTTACCTCAAATATCACTGTCATATTAAATTTGATGGTAAAATCACAGTCCAGAGTCCGTCTTACAACTTGGAAAATGAATTTGTTGCTTGCCTTGAACAACAGTAAGGAAGTTTAAATAAGCCAAACAATCTTGACATGGAGCTCAGTGAGTTGACTCAGCTACAATGATAGTAGTGAACATTACTAGTGTAAGACTCCAGGTGTCACCAAGTCAacataaatgtctttaaaaagatTCTACTTGTAGCAGCTTTAAAAAGGTTTGATGACGATGAGATTGGTAAACATGAAGCATAAACTCAATTCTTAAAAGATACATCGAATTCAAGTCTAAAATCTACAATTTACTGTATAGAATGTGATAAAAACttataattaaaacacaaaaatggtaGTCTTTTTAGAATtgagttcacacacacacacagagaatgatTTGAGAAGTGCTGACATTATTCAGTGGagccatttttcttttttacaaccATTTGTATCAGATCTGAGAGCCATATTTTTGACAGTGCACATGGTTTTCCACGTGTTGTATACTCAAACTTAAAAAATATCAGATAAAAGTTTTCTACACCCTACTGTGGTTATTAAGATATGATGTTTCCTGCATGTGATGGACAAAATTATACACTGTTAAGTATAATACTGTAAATACCCTGCTATACTTCATTGACTAAGTATAATTCAACTATGTGACCCAGATAAAGGGTACATTTTACACTGTGGCAACACACTTACATTTGGAGCCTGGATGTCTGGAGGGGTCGACATGTCTCCAAAAAGGTCAAGCTGCTCCACTGGCTGGATgtcagaaagaaacagaaacatactgtattcatCTAGCTACTGTAAATCAGTGGTAGTTTACTTCATGTTAAATTGCAAACACAACTGAGCAGAAATTCTTACTTGGGAAGCTTTTACTTCACCCTCCACACTTAACAAGGCATCGCTTCcattctgaaaacaaaaaaaaaaaacagatggctAAAGAAAGAGTTACAGCGTAGAAActatttgaagaaaaacaagtgCTTCCAAGTGCTTACCTCAACTACTGCGCTGCCATTTTCACCCTGTAAACAGAGGTAGGCTGAATTACTTTCTTAATTTAGAAAGACATGTGTCATTCCACATCATTTCAACGGAATGTCTGAGGATGTGATTCATTGAAAGAACACAGAGAGGCAGTGTTGACATTCAGGAGAGTACATACACCCAGTCAGCCCTGCCAAATAACCACACcaaatgcttttcatttactttatgTTCTCAGTGTCcaacttttgaaaaaaaacaacaaaaaaaaacaaacccctTTCCCAGTTTTAAGtcacttattttcattttcagtgaatgtgttgattattttctcaattaacttgtttggtctgtaaaatgtcagaaaatggtgaaaatgtcaatcactgttttcaAAAGCCCAttgtgacatcctcaaatgtcttcttttgtcccatccaacagtccacaaccaaaagatatttagtttaccaTCAGATAGGactaaaaatattgaaaatattcacagtttagaagctggaaccaaagaatttggaaattttgctccaaacaattaattgctgcagctctactTCTGAGCCAGTTACCTTCTGAGAGGCCTCTGcctctttcttcctcatgtTGAAGATGACTTGGAAGAGATCTTTCAGATCGATAACCAGGGGCTCCGCCTGTATGGTGACAGAAAGAAAGTACATTAGTCTTTGTTgttcatgcatttttaatggTATTTCCAGCATGTATGCTTGTGGCAGAGTGTGAATGTATGAATTTGTGTTACCTGTTGTGCAGTCTTTATGGCGAAGAACTGATGCTGCCCTTCTGCTCCGCACACATATCCAAAGGCCCTGTTATCTGTTACATCTCTGGCGATGAAGGAGATCTTATTCACCACATGCTCATGTTCAATCACCTGAGTGACAAGGACAGCGTTTTTATTAGCAGGCACAAATACAAATCTAATGCACTCCAGAGTGTGATGTTACAGCAATACAAGGAAACAGCAAAACTCACCCCTGATTTCTCATCGATGATCTTGATGCCCGACATGGAAATGTTGACCCAAATCCTCTGTTTATGTTTGCCTTGGGACCGAGCAGCTACTGCCATACCCTagagtgaaataaataatacataccGTTATATTTTTGCTATCTTTTTGTATGTACACAAAACACGACTAGTGATTTAAAGCTAATATCTGACAAGCCATGACACACGATTTTCAACTGTAGATGACCTCTAACAGGAAcaaatgtgcttgtttgtgttttcttgatACCCAccacatacatgtatatatatgaatTTACTGATTGCAAAACATTACAATACAGATAGGGGCTTTGAAAATGTCATTCCCTTAAAAATATCTTATTTATGAATCATAAAGATAGAATTCCACAGTCCCAGGTCTGATGCTGCACCTTAAGTTTCATCATGGAGTCCTGACTCATCTTGTCTCCTCTAGCCTCCGGAACATCATCGATGCCAATTAGCTTGGCCTTGTACCTCACGCCATCCCCTTGAAACCTGGCCAGCAGGTACTCGTCTGTTTTCTCTGgtactgtgtaaaaaaaaaaaatctttaaaatctttaaaaatggaaaaatggatAGCCAATCCAATGCCCTGACCAAGGCATGATTGAGATCATTACATCTTCCATCACtcacctttcttcttctctttcttgaACGGGACCTTGGATGCTACAGGGGAGGTgggaggggtggtgggggtCGAGGCTGCGGACGGGGACGCGATGCTGGGGTCGGCAGAGACAGCCACACTGTTCTCCACTTCTGCAGACATGGTGTGCAGTGAGCCTCACTGGACAAGCGGACAGTCAGGGGTAAAGCAGACGGCGGCTCCGTGTTCAGGGGCAGCGAGGGCAACCGAGCAGATGACTCTTAACACCCACACATGCTTTTCTTATTTGTCTGGGGCAGAAAAAGTGAAGTAGGACAGTGTGTGTCGGgggaagagaggggaaaaaagagaaggagatgaAAGGTTAACATTCACTCTTTCCTGttgaaactaaaaaaacaagatattggACTGTAAAAGGTCCAcgattaaaatactttttaaacatcCAGAAAGGTTTTTGTAAGTAACTGctgaaaggattttttttgtgaatcatAAACAATCATATTCTTTTAACGAGCCACCGTAAACATTTACAACCACAGAAATACCgttcagagagagaagaagcaTATCAAGACATATGACTCATAAAACGTCATATCCTCATACGGACAAGAAGGCAGAAAAGACACTTTAACCCTGCTTTACACATGCTGTGTCAGGCCTTTAAAAGGAGTTGGAGTAAATTATCCTAAAGATAAAGAAGATTCTGCTCACAGTCACCACTTTTCAAATCTACTGTTCTCCTGCCTTTCAACTATATATATTT
Protein-coding sequences here:
- the dab2 gene encoding disabled homolog 2 isoform X5, with product MSAEVENSVAVSADPSIASPSAASTPTTPPTSPVASKVPFKKEKKKVPEKTDEYLLARFQGDGVRYKAKLIGIDDVPEARGDKMSQDSMMKLKGMAVAARSQGKHKQRIWVNISMSGIKIIDEKSGVIEHEHVVNKISFIARDVTDNRAFGYVCGAEGQHQFFAIKTAQQAEPLVIDLKDLFQVIFNMRKKEAEASQKGENGSAVVENGSDALLSVEGEVKASQPVEQLDLFGDMSTPPDIQAPNDSNDILLLDFSAEVDSNQNCIKGNSFVTSCAPDHGASPQTENPFSSTFGYFPTPDSDPFRDDPLSKSPAQSAPDNSQIPLSTTNHLISAAGNTSKTIINGALNGDSEHLSQQINGLSSKTMILALSNGQWPLGGKITQGNTITMMDGNDSGPVLSTKNPFFDSPLKTSSVSNGLTHHPQPPVTHSKDSVVINPPPQSSKAGRGRRSAKSTASDLFGAELFAAPGQPEGSSIPGDLFNSTPANSAPSSIAALGNLQLGPPATTSIPAAGMWGPSAVVPSMYPVPGMTAPGPGPAYPQPSAFGGLPIPPTAWGQQMPSQFSAPPLSPPHLAWGQSPPAGPLGAPGWGQPASTNPFQPGAFPAMGDQQGPSRPPPRPPAKEAPPKVENSAFTALDPLGDKEKKTGKDMFKDFQIAKPPAIPARKGEQGSNSALAPSSKEPGSFDQYFSSKVGLPQDAADHDDFDINQISAAANAPAQGQDLHQDMFDEAFGAPNSGPFGAPPVAMNASVGQSSGSTAAFGDPFGNPFA
- the dab2 gene encoding disabled homolog 2 isoform X4, with amino-acid sequence MSAEVENSVAVSADPSIASPSAASTPTTPPTSPVASKVPFKKEKKKVPEKTDEYLLARFQGDGVRYKAKLIGIDDVPEARGDKMSQDSMMKLKGMAVAARSQGKHKQRIWVNISMSGIKIIDEKSGVIEHEHVVNKISFIARDVTDNRAFGYVCGAEGQHQFFAIKTAQQAEPLVIDLKDLFQVIFNMRKKEAEASQKGENGSAVVENGSDALLSVEGEVKASQPVEQLDLFGDMSTPPDIQAPNDSNDILLLDFSAEVDSNQNCIKGNSFVTSCAPDHGASPQTENPFSSTFGYFPTPDSDPFRDDPLSKSPAQSAPDNSQIPLSTTNHLISAAGNTSKTIINGALNGDSEHLSQQINGLSSKTMILALSNGQWPLGGKITQGNTITMMDGNDSGPVLSTKNPFFDSPLKTSSVSNGLTHHPQPPVTHSKDSVVINPPPQSSKAGRGRRSAKSTASDLFGAELFAAPGQPEGSSIPGDLFNSTPANSAPSSIAALGNLQLGPPATTSIPAAGMWGPSAVVPSMYPVPGMTAPGPGPAYPQPSAFGGLPIPPTAWGQQMPSQFSAPPLSPPHLAWGQSPPAGPLGAPGWGQPASTNPFQPGAFPAMGDQQGPSRPPPRPPAKEAPPKVENSAFTALDPLGDKEKKTGKDMFKDFQIAKPPAIPARKGEQGSNSALAPSSKEPGSFDQYFSSKVGLPQDAADHDDFDINQISAAANAPAQGQDLHQDMFDEAFGAPNSGPFGAPPVAMQNASVGQSSGSTAAFGDPFGNPFA
- the dab2 gene encoding disabled homolog 2 isoform X7, whose product is MSAEVENSVAVSADPSIASPSAASTPTTPPTSPVASKVPFKKEKKKVPEKTDEYLLARFQGDGVRYKAKLIGIDDVPEARGDKMSQDSMMKLKGMAVAARSQGKHKQRIWVNISMSGIKIIDEKSGVIEHEHVVNKISFIARDVTDNRAFGYVCGAEGQHQFFAIKTAQQAEPLVIDLKDLFQVIFNMRKKEAEASQKGENGSAVVENGSDALLSVEGEVKASQPVEQLDLFGDMSTPPDIQAPNSTASDLFGAELFAAPGQPEGSSIPGNLQLGPPATTSIPAAGMWGPSAVVPSMYPVPGMTAPGPGPAYPQPSAFGGLPIPPTAWGQQMPSQFSAPPLSPPHLAWGQSPPAGPLGAPGWGQPASTNPFQPGAFPAMGDQQGPSRPPPRPPAKEAPPKVENSAFTALDPLGDKEKKTGKDMFKDFQIAKPPAIPARKGEQGSNSALAPSSKEPGSFDQYFSSKVGLPQDAADHDDFDINQISAAANAPAPSFNPGLLDAAFSSAPITNNSAPAQGQDLHQDMFDEAFGAPNSGPFGAPPVAMQNASVGQSSGSTAAFGDPFGNPFA
- the dab2 gene encoding disabled homolog 2 isoform X3 — translated: MSAEVENSVAVSADPSIASPSAASTPTTPPTSPVASKVPFKKEKKKVPEKTDEYLLARFQGDGVRYKAKLIGIDDVPEARGDKMSQDSMMKLKGMAVAARSQGKHKQRIWVNISMSGIKIIDEKSGVIEHEHVVNKISFIARDVTDNRAFGYVCGAEGQHQFFAIKTAQQAEPLVIDLKDLFQVIFNMRKKEAEASQKGENGSAVVENGSDALLSVEGEVKASQPVEQLDLFGDMSTPPDIQAPNDSNDILLLDFSAEVDSNQNCIKGNSFVTSCAPDHGASPQTENPFSSTFGYFPTPDSDPFRDDPLSKSPAQSAPDNSQIPLSTTNHLISAAGNTSKTIINGALNGDSEHLSQQINGLSSKTMILALSNGQWPLGGKITQGNTITMMDGNDSGPVLSTKNPFFDSPLKTSSVSNGLTHHPQPPVTHSKDSVVINPPPQSSKAGRGRRSAKSTASDLFGAELFAAPGQPEGSSIPGNLQLGPPATTSIPAAGMWGPSAVVPSMYPVPGMTAPGPGPAYPQPSAFGGLPIPPTAWGQQMPSQFSAPPLSPPHLAWGQSPPAGPLGAPGWGQPASTNPFQPGAFPAMGDQQGPSRPPPRPPAKEAPPKVENSAFTALDPLGDKEKKTGKDMFKDFQIAKPPAIPARKGEQGSNSALAPSSKEPGSFDQYFSSKVGLPQDAADHDDFDINQISAAANAPAPSFNPGLLDAAFSSAPITNNSAPAQGQDLHQDMFDEAFGAPNSGPFGAPPVAMQNASVGQSSGSTAAFGDPFGNPFA
- the dab2 gene encoding disabled homolog 2 isoform X1; translation: MSAEVENSVAVSADPSIASPSAASTPTTPPTSPVASKVPFKKEKKKVPEKTDEYLLARFQGDGVRYKAKLIGIDDVPEARGDKMSQDSMMKLKGMAVAARSQGKHKQRIWVNISMSGIKIIDEKSGVIEHEHVVNKISFIARDVTDNRAFGYVCGAEGQHQFFAIKTAQQAEPLVIDLKDLFQVIFNMRKKEAEASQKGENGSAVVENGSDALLSVEGEVKASQPVEQLDLFGDMSTPPDIQAPNDSNDILLLDFSAEVDSNQNCIKGNSFVTSCAPDHGASPQTENPFSSTFGYFPTPDSDPFRDDPLSKSPAQSAPDNSQIPLSTTNHLISAAGNTSKTIINGALNGDSEHLSQQINGLSSKTMILALSNGQWPLGGKITQGNTITMMDGNDSGPVLSTKNPFFDSPLKTSSVSNGLTHHPQPPVTHSKDSVVINPPPQSSKAGRGRRSAKSTASDLFGAELFAAPGQPEGSSIPGDLFNSTPANSAPSSIAALGNLQLGPPATTSIPAAGMWGPSAVVPSMYPVPGMTAPGPGPAYPQPSAFGGLPIPPTAWGQQMPSQFSAPPLSPPHLAWGQSPPAGPLGAPGWGQPASTNPFQPGAFPAMGDQQGPSRPPPRPPAKEAPPKVENSAFTALDPLGDKEKKTGKDMFKDFQIAKPPAIPARKGEQGSNSALAPSSKEPGSFDQYFSSKVGLPQDAADHDDFDINQISAAANAPAPSFNPGLLDAAFSSAPITNNSAPAQGQDLHQDMFDEAFGAPNSGPFGAPPVAMQNASVGQSSGSTAAFGDPFGNPFA
- the dab2 gene encoding disabled homolog 2 isoform X6, which gives rise to MSAEVENSVAVSADPSIASPSAASTPTTPPTSPVASKVPFKKEKKKVPEKTDEYLLARFQGDGVRYKAKLIGIDDVPEARGDKMSQDSMMKLKGMAVAARSQGKHKQRIWVNISMSGIKIIDEKSGVIEHEHVVNKISFIARDVTDNRAFGYVCGAEGQHQFFAIKTAQQAEPLVIDLKDLFQVIFNMRKKEAEASQKGENGSAVVENGSDALLSVEGEVKASQPVEQLDLFGDMSTPPDIQAPNSTASDLFGAELFAAPGQPEGSSIPGDLFNSTPANSAPSSIAALGNLQLGPPATTSIPAAGMWGPSAVVPSMYPVPGMTAPGPGPAYPQPSAFGGLPIPPTAWGQQMPSQFSAPPLSPPHLAWGQSPPAGPLGAPGWGQPASTNPFQPGAFPAMGDQQGPSRPPPRPPAKEAPPKVENSAFTALDPLGDKEKKTGKDMFKDFQIAKPPAIPARKGEQGSNSALAPSSKEPGSFDQYFSSKVGLPQDAADHDDFDINQISAAANAPAPSFNPGLLDAAFSSAPITNNSAPAQGQDLHQDMFDEAFGAPNSGPFGAPPVAMQNASVGQSSGSTAAFGDPFGNPFA
- the dab2 gene encoding disabled homolog 2 isoform X2; amino-acid sequence: MSAEVENSVAVSADPSIASPSAASTPTTPPTSPVASKVPFKKEKKKVPEKTDEYLLARFQGDGVRYKAKLIGIDDVPEARGDKMSQDSMMKLKGMAVAARSQGKHKQRIWVNISMSGIKIIDEKSGVIEHEHVVNKISFIARDVTDNRAFGYVCGAEGQHQFFAIKTAQQAEPLVIDLKDLFQVIFNMRKKEAEASQKGENGSAVVENGSDALLSVEGEVKASQPVEQLDLFGDMSTPPDIQAPNDSNDILLLDFSAEVDSNQNCIKGNSFVTSCAPDHGASPQTENPFSSTFGYFPTPDSDPFRDDPLSKSPAQSAPDNSQIPLSTTNHLISAAGNTSKTIINGALNGDSEHLSQQINGLSSKTMILALSNGQWPLGGKITQGNTITMMDGNDSGPVLSTKNPFFDSPLKTSSVSNGLTHHPQPPVTHSKDSVVINPPPQSSKAGRGRRSAKSTASDLFGAELFAAPGQPEGSSIPGDLFNSTPANSAPSSIAALGNLQLGPPATTSIPAAGMWGPSAVVPSMYPVPGMTAPGPGPAYPQPSAFGGLPIPPTAWGQQMPSQFSAPPLSPPHLAWGQSPPAGPLGAPGWGQPASTNPFQPGAFPAMGDQQGPSRPPPRPPAKEAPPKVENSAFTALDPLGDKEKKTGKDMFKDFQIAKPPAIPARKGEQGSNSALAPSSKEPGSFDQYFSSKVGLPQDAADHDDFDINQISAAANAPAPSFNPGLLDAAFSSAPITNNSAPAQGQDLHQDMFDEAFGAPNSGPFGAPPVAMNASVGQSSGSTAAFGDPFGNPFA